The following proteins come from a genomic window of Sorghum bicolor cultivar BTx623 chromosome 3, Sorghum_bicolor_NCBIv3, whole genome shotgun sequence:
- the LOC8081412 gene encoding GDSL esterase/lipase At5g45910 isoform X2 gives MGGGRLPVACSAVLVLLAAAGCVWAPRAAAAREYAAIFNFGDSLVDAGNLVVDGIPDYLATARLPYGMNYFGYPTGRCSDGRLVVDFIAQELGVPLLPPSKAKNATFHRGANFAITGATSLDTPFFVERGLGKTVWNSGSLHTQIQWFQDMKPKLCSSPDECRDLFRRSLFIVGEFGGNDYNSPLFAFRPISEAHDFVPHVVESIGSGVEKLIAEGAVELVVPGVLPIGCFPVYLSIFRKQADGYGGRSGCIRDLNTLSWVHNAALRRKVEELRGRYPDVRIVYADYYTPAIQFVLHAEKYGPIQLDF, from the exons ATGGGTGGTGGCCGGCTGCCGGTGGCGTGCTCCgccgtcctcgtcctcctcgccgCGGCGGGATGCGTGTGGGcgccgcgggcggcggcggcgcgggagtACGCGGCCATCTTCAACTTCGGGGACTCCCTGGTGGACGCCGGCAACCTGGTGGTGGACGGCATCCCGGACTACCTCGCCACGGCGCGCCTGCCCTACGGCATGAACTACTTCGGCTACCCCACCGGCCGCTGCTCCGACGGCCGCCTCGTCGTTGACTTCATCG CGCAGGAGCTGGGCGtgccgctgctgccgccatccaagGCGAAGAACGCGACGTTCCACCGTGGCGCCAACTTCGCCATCACCGGCGCGACGTCCCTCGACACGCCCTTCTTCGTGGAGCGCGGGCTCGGCAAGACGGTCTGGAACTCGGGGTCGCTGCACACGCAGATCCAGTGGTTCCAGGACATGAAGCCCAAGCTCTGCAGCTCCCCAGACGAGTGCCGCGACCTGTTCCGGCGGTCGCTGTTCATCGTCGGCGAGTTCGGCGGGAACGACTACAACTCGCCGCTGTTCGCGTTCCGGCCCATCTCCGAGGCGCACGACTTCGTGCCCCACGTGGTGGAGTCCATCGGCAGCGGCGTCGAGAAGCTGATCGCCGAGGGCGCCGTGGAGCTCGTGGTGCCCGGCGTGCTCCCCATCGGCTGCTTCCCCGTCTACCTCTCCATCTTCCGGAAGCAGGCCGACGGGTACGGCGGCCGGAGTGGGTGCATCAGGGACCTCAACACGCTGTCGTGGGTGCACAACGCCGCGCTCCGGCGGAAGGTGGAGGAGCTCCGGGGAAGGTACCCCGACGTGCGCATCGTGTACGCTGACTACTACACGCCGGCCATCCAGTTCGTCCTCCACGCCGAGAAATACG GCCCAATACAGCTCGATTTTTAG
- the LOC8081412 gene encoding GDSL esterase/lipase At5g45910 isoform X1, protein MGGGRLPVACSAVLVLLAAAGCVWAPRAAAAREYAAIFNFGDSLVDAGNLVVDGIPDYLATARLPYGMNYFGYPTGRCSDGRLVVDFIAQELGVPLLPPSKAKNATFHRGANFAITGATSLDTPFFVERGLGKTVWNSGSLHTQIQWFQDMKPKLCSSPDECRDLFRRSLFIVGEFGGNDYNSPLFAFRPISEAHDFVPHVVESIGSGVEKLIAEGAVELVVPGVLPIGCFPVYLSIFRKQADGYGGRSGCIRDLNTLSWVHNAALRRKVEELRGRYPDVRIVYADYYTPAIQFVLHAEKYGMLKQTPRACCGAPGVGVYNFNLTSKCGEPGAYACPDPSNHWSWDGIHLTEAAYGHIAKGWLYGPFADPPILDTKHLG, encoded by the exons ATGGGTGGTGGCCGGCTGCCGGTGGCGTGCTCCgccgtcctcgtcctcctcgccgCGGCGGGATGCGTGTGGGcgccgcgggcggcggcggcgcgggagtACGCGGCCATCTTCAACTTCGGGGACTCCCTGGTGGACGCCGGCAACCTGGTGGTGGACGGCATCCCGGACTACCTCGCCACGGCGCGCCTGCCCTACGGCATGAACTACTTCGGCTACCCCACCGGCCGCTGCTCCGACGGCCGCCTCGTCGTTGACTTCATCG CGCAGGAGCTGGGCGtgccgctgctgccgccatccaagGCGAAGAACGCGACGTTCCACCGTGGCGCCAACTTCGCCATCACCGGCGCGACGTCCCTCGACACGCCCTTCTTCGTGGAGCGCGGGCTCGGCAAGACGGTCTGGAACTCGGGGTCGCTGCACACGCAGATCCAGTGGTTCCAGGACATGAAGCCCAAGCTCTGCAGCTCCCCAGACGAGTGCCGCGACCTGTTCCGGCGGTCGCTGTTCATCGTCGGCGAGTTCGGCGGGAACGACTACAACTCGCCGCTGTTCGCGTTCCGGCCCATCTCCGAGGCGCACGACTTCGTGCCCCACGTGGTGGAGTCCATCGGCAGCGGCGTCGAGAAGCTGATCGCCGAGGGCGCCGTGGAGCTCGTGGTGCCCGGCGTGCTCCCCATCGGCTGCTTCCCCGTCTACCTCTCCATCTTCCGGAAGCAGGCCGACGGGTACGGCGGCCGGAGTGGGTGCATCAGGGACCTCAACACGCTGTCGTGGGTGCACAACGCCGCGCTCCGGCGGAAGGTGGAGGAGCTCCGGGGAAGGTACCCCGACGTGCGCATCGTGTACGCTGACTACTACACGCCGGCCATCCAGTTCGTCCTCCACGCCGAGAAATACG GGATGCTGAAGCAGACGCCGCGGGCCTGCTGCGGTGCGCCGGGCGTGGGGGTGTACAACTTCAACCTGACGTCCAAGTGCGGGGAGCCGGGGGCGTACGCGTGCCCGGACCCCTCCAACCACTGGAGCTGGGACGGCATCCACCTCACGGAGGCCGCCTACGGCCACATCGCCAAGGGCTGGCTCTACGGGCCCTTTGCCGACCCGCCCATCCTCGACACCAAGCATCTCGGCTAA
- the LOC8081410 gene encoding GDSL esterase/lipase At5g45910, with amino-acid sequence MKAIAFSMADNARLLPLFAAVLLCCCSLAQCRGGGGGGQNYTSMFSFGDSLTDTGNLLVSSPLSNHIVGRYPYGMTYFHRPTGRCSDGRLVVDFLAQAFGLPLLQPYLQSRGKDLRRGVNFAVGGATAMDPPFFQEIGASDKLWTNLSLSVQLGWFEQLKPSLCSSPKKCKEYFSKSLFLVGEIGGNDYNYAFFKGKTLDDAKTYVPTVAAAVTDATERLIKAGATHLVVPGNLPIGCSSAYLTLHPGRNSSDYDAAGCLKTYNDFAQHHNAVLQQNLRALRVKYPQARIMYADYYGAAMSFAKNPKQFGFTEGPLRTCCGGGGPYNFNPKASCGVRGSSVCTDPSAYANWDGVHLTEAAYHAIADSILNGPYTSPRLL; translated from the exons ATGAAAGCGATCGCATTTTCAATGGCGGACAACGCCAGACTGCTGCCCCTGTTCGCCGCCGTCTTGCTCTGCTGCTGCTCCCTCGCGCAAtgccgaggcggcggcggcggcgggcagaACTACACCTCCATGTTCAGCTTCGGCGACTCGCTCACCGACACCGGCAACCTGCTCGTATCCAGCCCGCTCTCCAACCACATCGTCGGCCGCTACCCCTACGGCATGACCTACTTCCACCGCCCCACCGGCCGCTGCTCCGACGGCCGCCTCGTCGTCGACTTCCTAG CGCAAGCGTTCGGCCTGCCGCTGCTGCAGCCGTACCTGCAGTCCCGCGGCAAGGACCTCCGCCGGGGCGTCAACTTCGCCGTCGGCGGCGCCACCGCCATGGATCCGCCTTTCTTCCAGGAGATCGGCGCGTCCGACAAGCTCTGGACCAACCTCTCCCTCAGCGTCCAGCTCGGCTGGTTCGAGCAGCTCAAGCCGTCACTCTGCAGCTCCCCAAAAA AGTGCAAGGAGTACTTCAGCAAGTCCCTGTTCCTCGTCGGAGAGATTGGGGGAAACGACTACAACTACGCCTTCTTCAAGGGCAAGACCCTGGACGACGCCAAAACCTACGTCCCCACGGTCGCCGCCGCGGTCACCGATGCCACCGAG AGGCTGATCAAGGCCGGCGCCACGCACCTGGTGGTGCCGGGGAACCTGCCCATTGGGTGCTCGTCGGCGTACCTGACCCTGCACCCGGGCCGGAACAGCAGCGACTACGACGCCGCCGGCTGCCTCAAGACGTACAATGACTTCGCGCAGCACCACAACGCGGTGCTCCAGCAGAACCTGCGGGCGCTCCGGGTCAAGTACCCGCAGGCCAGGATCATGTACGCCGACTACTACGGCGCCGCCATGTCCTTCGCCAAGAACCCCAAGCAGTTCG GGTTTACAGAGGGGCCACTGCGGACGTGCTGCGGCGGCGGTGGGCCATACAACTTCAACCCGAAGGCGAGCTGCGGCGTGCGGGGCTCCAGCGTGTGCACGGACCCGTCGGCGTACGCCAACTGGGACGGCGTGCACCTGACGGAGGCCGCCTACCACGCCATCGCCGACAGCATCCTCAACGGCCCCTACACCAGCCCCAGGCTCCTCTGA